A genomic stretch from Bacteroidota bacterium includes:
- a CDS encoding TolC family protein, with protein sequence MAGTPLNAQQLLDEYVKQGIDSNIVLRQKSVAYEQAILALKNARSYFQPSVNLSGSYTTGEGGRFISLPVGDLLNPVYSTLNQLTASNAFPQIENVEQSFFPRNMYDAHVRTTLPIVNTEVWYGVQLREQQAAIKETEIALYKRELVRDIKVAYFTYLSATEAVEIYNSALELTERNAKVTASLIANGKAVPAQMLRAESEKAQVTAQLEAARNQQLNAEAWFNFLLNRPLHTAINTSFSTTSALARLTTSYDSSQLARREELKMLLLGERLSFTAARMQRSYFIPKLSFFIDLGSQSESWKFDSRSRYYLLGLQLEMPLYNGMRNRNAYRSSLLDMRVAAWSVQQTRNQLKLAADVAQNNLNAALARWKAATEQQRAAESYYRLMSNAYAEGTSPLIELIDARNQLTAAQVQLNVCKYDVLQAQAKLERETAATTL encoded by the coding sequence ATGGCCGGAACTCCGCTCAATGCGCAGCAGTTGCTCGACGAGTACGTAAAGCAGGGCATCGACTCCAACATCGTTCTCCGGCAAAAATCGGTGGCTTATGAGCAGGCCATTCTGGCTCTGAAGAATGCCCGAAGCTATTTTCAGCCATCGGTAAACCTCAGCGGCAGCTACACCACCGGCGAAGGCGGCCGTTTTATTTCGCTGCCTGTGGGCGATTTGCTTAACCCGGTGTACAGCACACTCAACCAGCTTACTGCCAGCAATGCGTTTCCGCAGATTGAAAATGTGGAACAAAGCTTTTTCCCGCGTAATATGTATGATGCGCATGTGCGCACCACGCTGCCCATTGTGAACACAGAAGTGTGGTACGGCGTGCAGCTGCGCGAACAGCAGGCGGCCATTAAAGAAACCGAAATTGCCTTATACAAACGTGAACTGGTGCGCGATATTAAAGTGGCCTATTTCACGTACCTCAGCGCCACGGAAGCTGTGGAGATATACAACTCGGCTCTTGAGCTAACCGAACGCAATGCCAAAGTAACCGCTTCACTCATTGCCAACGGAAAGGCCGTGCCGGCACAAATGCTGCGCGCCGAGAGCGAAAAAGCACAGGTTACCGCCCAGCTAGAAGCCGCGCGCAACCAGCAGCTGAATGCCGAAGCCTGGTTTAACTTTTTGCTTAACCGGCCGCTGCATACTGCAATAAATACCAGCTTCAGCACCACCTCTGCCCTCGCCCGCCTCACCACGTCGTACGACTCATCGCAACTGGCGCGGCGCGAAGAATTGAAAATGCTTTTGCTTGGCGAACGCCTCAGCTTTACGGCGGCGCGTATGCAACGCAGCTACTTTATTCCCAAACTCAGCTTCTTCATCGACCTCGGCTCGCAGAGCGAGAGTTGGAAATTCGACAGCCGTTCGCGCTACTACCTGCTGGGGCTGCAGCTCGAAATGCCGCTTTACAACGGTATGCGCAACCGCAATGCCTACCGCAGCAGCCTGCTTGATATGCGTGTGGCGGCCTGGTCGGTTCAGCAAACGCGTAACCAGCTTAAACTGGCTGCCGACGTGGCCCAGAACAACCTCAACGCCGCGCTGGCCCGATGGAAAGCTGCTACCGAACAGCAACGCGCCGCCGAATCGTATTACCGGCTCATGAGCAATGCATACGCCGAAGGCACATCGCCCCTCATCGAACTTATTGACGCACGCAATCAGCTTACCGCCGCTCAGGTGCAACTGAACGTGTGCAAATACGACGTGCTTCAGGCACAAGCAAAACTCGAACGCGAAACCGCAGCAACCACACTCTAA
- a CDS encoding DoxX family protein, giving the protein MAIVFLQSALDKIIHYKGNTDWLKSHFASTALKGIVPGLLFILTVFETLSGILTALGAVCCFTSWGRFIGCIGLSLSLSTFLMLLFGQRMAKDYQGAGTLTGYFIIAAAGLFSVLLSGF; this is encoded by the coding sequence ATGGCAATTGTTTTTTTACAATCGGCATTGGATAAAATCATTCATTACAAAGGAAATACCGACTGGTTGAAATCACATTTTGCATCCACCGCACTTAAAGGTATTGTTCCGGGATTACTTTTCATACTCACGGTCTTTGAGACACTGAGTGGCATTTTGACAGCGCTGGGAGCTGTTTGCTGCTTTACTTCGTGGGGGCGATTTATCGGGTGTATCGGTCTTTCCTTATCACTTTCTACATTTTTGATGCTGCTTTTCGGACAACGTATGGCAAAAGATTATCAAGGGGCCGGCACATTGACGGGGTATTTTATCATAGCAGCTGCCGGTTTATTTAGTGTGCTGCTGTCAGGTTTCTGA
- a CDS encoding efflux RND transporter permease subunit → MKIASYAVKNYQFTLVIFLMAIVLGITTLMNMPRSEDPEIEAPQFPVIVIYPGTSPQDMEQLVVKPLEKKITELEDIKRVRTKVTDGVAVINVEYKYESDVDKKYQELVREVNGLRNELPKDIFSIEIQKIQPSNVNVLQLALVSENASREAIRKEAERLQESLEKLRELKNVEIAGLPERIVRIDLQFEKIAQLRIPLDAIVGSIQSELANIPGGSLDAGGKTFNVKTSGNYTDISQIGQTIVYSVNGNNVKLADVADVRFDHEEQKHITRINGHRCVLVNAAQKPGFNISQTQEKYLPVIEAFKKTLPANMVLIDNFDQANNVNKRLGGLGIDFIIAILLVAITLLPLGGRAASVVMISIPLSLAIGLVLLNLFGYNLNQLSIVGLVVALGLLVDDSIVVVENIERWLRNGYSRREATLLATKQIGLAVVGCTATLVIAFMPLVFLPEGAGDFIRSLPMAVIMSVVASMLVSLTIIPFLSSRILKDHHAEGKHTGNLFLRALQSGIQKTYAPLLNRALNRPAITLIIAAAIFAGSLALIKVIGFSLFPASEKPQFIINVRTPLQTSLAETDAMTREVEKVLAAEPLIQYYTSNVGKGNPRIYYNVIPENERTDFAQIFIQLHDDTNPNDKLALIEKLRKKLTQTPGAKIEVKNFEQGPPVVAPVEIRLYGDNLDTLRVYAAKAEQLLQNTKGTLYIDNPVSNLKSDIRYTINREKANRYGIPTVNIDRTVRIAVAGLNVGNFSDANGDDFDLHITAPKGERATFDVLANVYVNNMQGAAIPLSQLASPGLEASPLVINHNDKIRTVSISSDVQKGFLTDNVINEVMAKMEQMKLPDGYTWDMGGEVESRKESFGGFGTIIIITVFLFIAVLILEFRTFKSTLIVLSVIPLGIVGAVIGLWLTGNSLSFVAVIGLIALAGIEVKNSILLVDFTNQLRAQGMSLEAAIREAGEVRFLPIVLTSLTAIGGLIPIAISTNPLISPLAVVLIGGLISSTLLSRVVTPVIYKLIPPKVEQTQPGEATTKS, encoded by the coding sequence ATGAAAATTGCCAGTTACGCCGTTAAAAATTATCAGTTCACGCTGGTTATCTTTCTCATGGCTATTGTCCTGGGTATAACCACACTCATGAACATGCCCCGCTCGGAAGATCCCGAAATTGAAGCACCGCAGTTTCCCGTTATTGTAATCTATCCCGGCACCAGTCCGCAGGATATGGAACAACTCGTAGTGAAACCGCTGGAGAAAAAAATTACCGAGCTTGAAGACATTAAACGCGTGCGCACCAAAGTAACCGATGGTGTGGCTGTGATTAATGTGGAGTATAAGTACGAAAGTGATGTGGATAAAAAATATCAGGAACTGGTGCGCGAGGTAAACGGACTTCGCAACGAGCTTCCGAAAGATATTTTCAGCATCGAAATTCAGAAAATACAACCGTCAAACGTAAATGTGCTTCAGCTTGCACTGGTGTCTGAAAATGCCTCGCGCGAAGCCATCCGCAAGGAAGCCGAACGTTTGCAGGAATCGCTCGAAAAGCTGCGTGAACTGAAGAACGTGGAAATTGCCGGTTTACCCGAACGCATTGTGCGCATTGATTTGCAGTTTGAAAAAATTGCACAGCTGCGCATTCCGCTCGATGCTATTGTAGGCAGTATTCAAAGCGAACTGGCCAATATTCCCGGCGGCAGTCTGGATGCAGGCGGAAAAACATTCAACGTAAAAACCAGCGGCAACTATACCGACATTTCGCAAATCGGGCAAACCATTGTGTATAGTGTAAACGGCAACAACGTAAAGCTGGCTGATGTGGCCGACGTGCGTTTTGATCATGAAGAGCAAAAACACATTACACGTATCAATGGTCACCGCTGTGTGCTGGTGAATGCCGCGCAGAAACCGGGTTTCAACATTTCGCAAACGCAGGAAAAGTACCTCCCGGTTATCGAAGCATTCAAAAAAACACTGCCCGCCAACATGGTGCTCATTGATAATTTCGATCAGGCCAACAACGTAAACAAACGGCTGGGCGGGCTGGGCATTGATTTCATTATTGCCATTCTGCTGGTGGCCATTACGCTGCTTCCGCTGGGCGGCCGTGCGGCATCGGTGGTAATGATTTCCATTCCGCTTTCGCTGGCTATTGGTCTGGTGCTGCTCAACTTGTTTGGCTACAACCTCAACCAGCTGAGCATTGTGGGCCTTGTGGTGGCGCTGGGTTTGCTGGTTGACGACAGCATTGTGGTAGTGGAAAATATTGAACGCTGGCTGCGCAACGGTTACTCGCGCCGCGAGGCCACCCTGCTGGCTACAAAGCAAATTGGTCTGGCAGTTGTAGGCTGCACGGCCACGCTGGTAATTGCTTTTATGCCGCTGGTATTTTTACCCGAAGGCGCCGGCGATTTCATTCGTAGCCTGCCCATGGCGGTAATTATGAGTGTGGTTGCATCCATGCTGGTGTCGCTCACCATTATTCCCTTCCTTTCGAGCCGCATACTCAAAGATCATCACGCCGAAGGAAAACACACCGGCAATCTTTTCCTGCGTGCGCTGCAAAGCGGTATTCAGAAAACGTATGCCCCGCTGCTTAACCGCGCACTCAACCGCCCTGCAATTACACTCATTATTGCAGCCGCCATTTTTGCCGGATCGCTGGCGCTGATTAAGGTAATTGGCTTCAGCCTCTTCCCTGCTTCCGAAAAGCCGCAGTTTATCATCAACGTGCGCACACCGCTGCAAACCAGCCTTGCCGAAACCGATGCCATGACCCGCGAAGTGGAGAAAGTACTCGCTGCCGAGCCACTTATTCAATACTACACAAGCAACGTGGGCAAAGGCAATCCGCGCATTTACTACAACGTAATTCCCGAAAACGAGCGCACCGACTTTGCACAGATTTTCATTCAGCTGCACGATGATACCAATCCGAACGACAAGCTGGCACTGATTGAAAAACTGCGCAAAAAACTCACCCAGACACCAGGCGCAAAAATTGAAGTGAAAAACTTTGAGCAGGGCCCGCCCGTGGTTGCACCGGTTGAAATACGCCTCTATGGCGATAACCTCGACACACTGCGCGTATATGCAGCCAAAGCCGAACAACTGCTGCAAAACACCAAAGGCACACTGTACATTGATAACCCGGTGAGCAACCTCAAGTCAGACATACGCTACACCATAAACCGCGAGAAAGCCAACCGTTACGGCATTCCCACAGTAAATATCGACCGCACGGTGCGTATTGCGGTAGCCGGTTTAAACGTAGGCAATTTCTCCGATGCCAACGGCGATGACTTCGACCTGCACATTACCGCGCCCAAAGGCGAACGCGCCACATTCGATGTGCTTGCCAATGTGTATGTAAACAACATGCAGGGCGCCGCCATTCCGCTCAGCCAGCTTGCCAGTCCCGGCCTCGAAGCCTCGCCGCTGGTCATCAACCACAACGATAAAATACGCACCGTATCCATCAGCTCCGATGTGCAGAAAGGATTTCTCACCGACAATGTGATCAATGAAGTAATGGCCAAAATGGAACAGATGAAACTTCCTGACGGCTACACCTGGGACATGGGCGGTGAGGTAGAATCGCGCAAGGAATCGTTTGGCGGTTTTGGTACCATCATCATCATTACCGTGTTTCTGTTTATTGCGGTGCTCATTCTCGAATTCCGCACGTTTAAGAGTACGCTCATTGTGCTTTCCGTAATTCCGCTGGGCATTGTGGGTGCGGTAATCGGGCTCTGGCTTACGGGCAATTCGCTTTCTTTTGTGGCGGTAATCGGCCTTATTGCGCTGGCCGGCATTGAAGTGAAAAACTCCATTCTGCTGGTTGATTTTACCAATCAGCTCCGTGCACAGGGCATGAGTCTGGAAGCCGCCATCCGCGAAGCCGGTGAAGTACGTTTCCTGCCCATCGTACTTACTTCACTCACCGCCATTGGTGGATTAATTCCCATCGCCATTTCCACCAACCCGCTTATTTCGCCGCTGGCCGTGGTGCTCATTGGCGGACTCATCAGCTCTACACTGCTTTCGCGGGTGGTTACGCCGGTAATTTATAAACTCATTCCGCCTAAGGTGGAACAAACGCAACCGGGGGAAGCAACAACCAAAAGTTGA
- a CDS encoding NAD(P)H-dependent oxidoreductase, translating to MITVISGTNRPGSTTRIISEAYSGVLTSLEQPNRLYTLEDLPRDFAFTDLYGHRSEVFKQQLDEYILPAGRFVVVMPEYNGTFPGILKLLFDGLHPDLLRGKKIGLVGVANGRGGNLRGIDQFTAAMHYMQMLVYPRHLPLSLIKDHLSPERKPDATVMASIELHAKGMAGF from the coding sequence ATGATCACTGTAATTTCAGGAACCAACCGCCCCGGCAGCACCACGCGTATCATTTCCGAGGCATACAGCGGCGTACTGACCAGCCTTGAGCAGCCCAACCGGCTCTACACGCTCGAAGATTTGCCCCGCGATTTTGCGTTTACCGACCTGTACGGGCATCGCAGCGAGGTTTTTAAGCAGCAGCTTGACGAATACATACTCCCTGCCGGCCGCTTTGTGGTGGTCATGCCGGAGTACAACGGCACCTTTCCCGGCATCCTCAAACTGCTTTTCGACGGTTTGCACCCCGATTTGCTTCGCGGCAAAAAAATAGGCCTTGTGGGTGTAGCCAATGGCCGTGGCGGCAACCTGCGCGGCATCGATCAGTTTACGGCGGCCATGCACTACATGCAAATGCTGGTTTACCCGCGCCACCTTCCGCTCTCTCTCATTAAAGACCACCTCAGCCCCGAACGCAAACCCGATGCCACGGTAATGGCCAGTATCGAGTTGCATGCGAAAGGGATGGCCGGGTTTTAG
- a CDS encoding efflux RND transporter periplasmic adaptor subunit, translated as MRTTFHILIPAALLLAFTASSCGKDEKKNTIPAATEAIPVKVINPSFSSQTSIVNAGGQFTTDDETMLSFKTGGIISAVLVKEGDAVRRGQLLATLDVTEISALVNQARLGLEKAERDLKRATNLHRDSVATLEQLENARTARELAAQQLRAAEFNLQHSEIRAVNDGYILRKFANTGQLAGPGTPVLQTNGASSGKWLMRLGVSDREWAQIATGDTATITTDAFPGRTLNARVTRRAEAADPYTGAFIIELSVNTTQEVKPAAGMFGKATIYASAKQDAWEIPYSALLDGNAGEGFIFVTSDGKKAEKVAVKIAAITGQTVRLSEGPRQGQQVIVAGSAYLTHGSLIRITN; from the coding sequence ATGCGCACTACATTTCACATACTCATTCCGGCCGCGCTCTTGCTGGCCTTCACGGCTTCCTCGTGCGGAAAAGATGAAAAGAAAAACACCATCCCCGCTGCCACCGAAGCCATTCCGGTGAAAGTAATAAACCCGTCTTTCTCAAGCCAGACAAGCATTGTAAATGCAGGCGGACAATTTACCACCGACGACGAAACCATGCTTTCGTTCAAAACCGGCGGCATTATCAGTGCAGTGCTGGTGAAAGAAGGCGATGCCGTGCGACGCGGACAGTTGCTGGCTACGCTTGATGTAACCGAAATTTCGGCATTAGTCAATCAGGCCCGGCTCGGACTTGAAAAAGCGGAACGCGATCTGAAACGCGCCACCAATCTTCACCGCGACAGTGTAGCCACACTTGAACAGCTTGAAAATGCACGCACGGCCCGCGAACTTGCCGCGCAGCAACTACGCGCTGCCGAATTCAACCTGCAGCATTCCGAAATACGCGCGGTGAACGACGGCTACATCCTGCGCAAATTTGCAAACACCGGTCAGCTTGCAGGCCCCGGTACACCCGTATTGCAAACCAACGGTGCAAGCAGCGGCAAATGGCTCATGCGTCTTGGTGTGAGCGACCGCGAGTGGGCACAGATTGCTACCGGCGACACCGCCACAATCACCACCGACGCATTTCCCGGCCGCACACTCAACGCCCGCGTTACCCGCCGCGCCGAAGCCGCCGACCCTTACACCGGCGCTTTCATTATCGAACTCAGCGTAAACACTACGCAAGAAGTAAAACCCGCGGCCGGTATGTTTGGCAAAGCCACCATTTACGCATCAGCCAAACAGGATGCGTGGGAAATTCCTTACAGCGCACTGCTCGACGGCAATGCCGGTGAAGGATTCATTTTTGTGACATCCGACGGCAAAAAAGCAGAAAAGGTGGCCGTGAAAATTGCAGCCATCACAGGCCAAACAGTCCGCCTCAGCGAAGGTCCCCGACAAGGCCAGCAGGTGATTGTAGCGGGAAGTGCCTATCTCACACACGGTTCTCTCATTCGTATCACAAATTAA
- a CDS encoding ParB/RepB/Spo0J family partition protein, translating into MSNKRQALGKGLSALLENANTDITSNARLSGDVTSAVAGAVTSIPLKQIEANPFQPRTHFEEQALEELSASIKQHGIIQPVTVRKMGYDKFQLISGERRFRASQLAGLESIPAYVRVANDQAMLEMALVENIQRENLDAIEVAISYKRLMDECSLTQEQLSEKVSKQRSTVANYLRLLKLPAEVQLGIREKKISMGHARALINVNGEENQIDIYNRVINEDLSVRDTELLASDKKKIEPRIKHKNLQGSLDDKYADQISAIGKQYNAKIQLKSNPQGEGKLIIPFASEEDLEKLLDALNS; encoded by the coding sequence ATGAGCAACAAACGTCAGGCACTCGGAAAAGGCCTCAGCGCACTTCTCGAAAACGCCAATACCGATATTACTTCAAATGCCCGCCTGTCGGGCGATGTAACATCGGCTGTGGCCGGAGCCGTGACCAGTATTCCGCTGAAACAGATTGAAGCCAACCCGTTTCAGCCGCGTACCCATTTTGAGGAGCAGGCGCTCGAAGAACTTTCGGCCTCCATTAAGCAGCACGGCATTATTCAGCCGGTAACTGTGCGCAAAATGGGCTACGACAAGTTTCAGCTTATTTCGGGCGAACGTCGTTTCCGTGCCTCGCAGCTTGCCGGTTTGGAAAGCATTCCGGCCTATGTGCGCGTAGCCAACGACCAGGCCATGCTCGAAATGGCACTGGTTGAAAACATCCAGCGCGAAAACCTCGATGCCATTGAAGTAGCCATCAGCTACAAACGCCTCATGGACGAGTGCAGCCTCACGCAGGAACAGCTTAGCGAGAAAGTTAGCAAGCAGCGTTCTACCGTAGCCAACTACCTGCGCCTGCTCAAACTCCCCGCCGAAGTACAACTCGGCATCCGCGAAAAGAAAATAAGCATGGGCCACGCCCGCGCACTCATTAATGTAAATGGCGAAGAAAATCAGATCGACATTTACAACCGCGTAATCAATGAAGACCTCTCGGTGCGTGATACCGAACTGCTGGCCAGCGATAAAAAGAAAATCGAGCCCCGCATCAAACACAAAAACCTGCAGGGCAGCCTCGACGATAAATACGCCGATCAGATCAGCGCTATTGGCAAGCAGTACAACGCAAAAATCCAGCTCAAAAGCAATCCACAGGGCGAAGGAAAACTCATTATTCCCTTTGCCAGCGAAGAAGATCTCGAAAAGCTGCTGGATGCCCTCAACAGCTGA
- a CDS encoding TetR/AcrR family transcriptional regulator → MGIKERKEREREQVKKQILTAARELFFAYGYEATSMRSIAEKVEYSAGAIYLHFKDKDAIFHELQIEGFHLLNEKMAVLLAVSNPFERLKAMGKVYMQFAKEYPDYYDLMFVINAPMRALEEDEDWQAGETAYHALIHVVKECQGIGYFKERDTETFSYYVWATMHGIITLGKHGRNKVVCEASRNFIEELAFVEFITILEKT, encoded by the coding sequence ATGGGAATCAAAGAACGGAAAGAACGCGAACGTGAACAGGTAAAGAAACAAATTCTTACCGCTGCACGTGAATTGTTCTTTGCTTATGGGTACGAGGCCACCAGCATGCGCAGCATTGCCGAAAAAGTGGAATACAGCGCCGGAGCTATCTACCTGCATTTCAAAGATAAAGACGCTATCTTTCACGAACTTCAGATTGAAGGGTTCCACCTGCTCAACGAAAAAATGGCAGTCTTGCTGGCCGTTTCCAATCCGTTTGAGCGCCTGAAGGCAATGGGCAAAGTGTATATGCAGTTTGCCAAAGAATACCCTGATTACTACGACCTGATGTTTGTAATCAATGCCCCCATGCGTGCGCTGGAAGAGGATGAAGACTGGCAGGCAGGCGAAACGGCATACCATGCTCTTATTCATGTAGTTAAAGAATGTCAAGGAATTGGCTACTTTAAGGAAAGAGATACTGAAACATTCTCCTATTACGTGTGGGCCACCATGCACGGAATCATTACGCTGGGTAAACACGGCCGTAATAAAGTGGTGTGTGAAGCCTCACGCAATTTCATTGAAGAGCTTGCTTTCGTGGAATTTATCACCATTCTGGAAAAAACTTAA
- a CDS encoding metal-dependent hydrolase: MKITYYGHSCFGIETGGKHLLFDPFITYNELAAGINKDEIKADYILVSHGHEDHIADCVAIAQRTGATVICAWEISVWLHKQGVSKTHPMNVGGKWIFDFGKVKCVAAQHSSGLPDGTYGGNPMGFVVETEEANFYYAGDTALTYDMKLIGEYRKVHFAFLPIGDNFTMGIDNAIIASDFINCTDIIGMHYDTFGYIKIDHTEAITKFERAGKKLTLMPIGSTIVKP, from the coding sequence ATGAAGATTACGTATTACGGTCATTCCTGCTTTGGCATTGAAACCGGAGGCAAACACCTTCTGTTTGATCCGTTTATTACCTACAACGAACTGGCCGCAGGAATAAACAAAGACGAAATCAAAGCCGATTACATCCTCGTGTCGCACGGCCACGAAGACCACATTGCCGACTGCGTGGCTATTGCACAACGCACCGGTGCCACTGTAATTTGCGCCTGGGAAATAAGCGTCTGGCTGCATAAACAAGGCGTTTCCAAAACCCATCCCATGAACGTGGGCGGAAAATGGATTTTCGATTTTGGTAAAGTGAAATGTGTGGCCGCTCAACATTCGAGCGGACTGCCCGACGGCACTTACGGCGGAAACCCGATGGGCTTTGTGGTGGAAACCGAAGAAGCCAACTTTTACTACGCCGGCGATACAGCCCTCACTTACGACATGAAACTCATTGGCGAATACCGAAAAGTACATTTCGCCTTCCTGCCCATTGGCGATAATTTTACCATGGGTATCGACAACGCCATTATTGCCTCCGACTTTATCAACTGCACCGATATCATCGGTATGCACTATGATACTTTCGGCTACATCAAAATAGATCATACCGAAGCAATCACCAAGTTTGAGCGGGCGGGAAAAAAGCTTACGCTTATGCCCATCGGTTCAACCATTGTAAAACCCTGA
- a CDS encoding ParA family protein has translation MGKIIAVANQKGGVGKTTTAINLAASFAVLEYRTLLVDADPQANATSGVGFDPKNVKTGVYETIIEGRNPKDIILQTTTPNLDLLPAHIDLVGAEIEMINMPNREHMMRQALHQIKNDYDFIIIDCSPSLGLVTVNSLTAADSVIVPVQCEYFALEGLGKLLNTIKIVQSRLNPELAIEGILLTMYDIRLRLSNQVVEEVKTHFQSMVFDTIIQRNTKLGEAPSFGETIIMHDATSKGAINYLNLAREILQKNNMTRLSDEEKIINITQQD, from the coding sequence ATGGGTAAAATTATAGCCGTTGCGAACCAAAAAGGAGGGGTGGGAAAAACCACTACCGCCATTAACCTTGCCGCCAGTTTTGCCGTGCTCGAATACCGCACGCTCCTGGTGGATGCCGATCCGCAGGCAAATGCTACTTCGGGCGTGGGTTTCGACCCAAAAAACGTGAAAACCGGGGTGTACGAAACCATCATCGAAGGACGTAACCCGAAAGACATTATCCTGCAAACCACCACGCCCAACCTCGATCTCCTGCCCGCGCATATTGATCTGGTGGGTGCCGAAATTGAAATGATCAACATGCCCAACCGCGAACACATGATGCGGCAGGCCTTACATCAGATCAAAAACGATTACGACTTTATCATCATCGACTGCTCGCCCTCGCTGGGGCTTGTTACCGTAAACTCGCTCACCGCAGCCGATTCGGTAATTGTACCGGTGCAGTGCGAGTATTTTGCGCTTGAAGGTCTCGGTAAACTGCTCAACACAATCAAAATCGTACAGAGCCGCCTCAATCCCGAACTGGCCATTGAAGGCATACTGCTCACCATGTACGACATCCGCCTGCGTTTATCGAATCAGGTAGTGGAAGAAGTGAAAACCCACTTCCAGAGCATGGTGTTTGATACCATCATCCAGCGCAACACCAAACTTGGCGAGGCACCCAGTTTTGGCGAAACCATTATTATGCATGATGCCACCAGCAAAGGTGCTATCAATTACCTGAATCTCGCACGAGAAATCCTGCAGAAAAACAACATGACCCGCCTCTCCGACGAGGAAAAGATCATCAATATTACCCAGCAAGACTAA
- a CDS encoding endonuclease/exonuclease/phosphatase family protein, whose product MPTFTLATFNCENLFLRYKFASTANPESAVQNGFILDKKRFETIIDQERTITAQAILAADADIICLQEVENLDALKAFTSRFLQNERYTHRMLIDGNDPRLIDVAVLSRFPIKQCVTHQTRRKGKSQVFSRDCLEVVLDIKGKPFSVFVNHFKSMLTGKAETEARRLMQAQEVLKILKERYGDDPGKFDWAVLGDLNDYQPSKAISELQNSPWMQDVSQRIADPEERWTHFWADKKDYKQIDYIFLSKAMADRNPKAIPFMIRNGLCQKATRYTGPRFEGIGKERPHASDHCPVVIKLKI is encoded by the coding sequence ATGCCCACATTTACCTTAGCTACATTTAATTGCGAAAATCTTTTTTTGCGTTACAAGTTTGCCAGTACGGCCAATCCGGAAAGTGCAGTACAAAACGGATTCATTCTTGATAAAAAGCGTTTTGAAACCATCATCGATCAGGAACGTACCATTACCGCTCAGGCCATTCTGGCGGCAGATGCAGATATTATTTGTTTACAGGAGGTAGAGAATTTAGATGCCCTCAAGGCCTTCACAAGCCGTTTTCTGCAAAATGAGCGTTACACCCACCGCATGCTGATTGATGGCAATGATCCGCGTTTGATTGATGTGGCCGTGCTGAGTCGTTTTCCGATTAAACAGTGTGTCACTCACCAGACAAGGCGCAAAGGCAAGTCGCAGGTATTTTCTCGCGATTGTCTGGAAGTGGTACTCGATATAAAAGGCAAGCCGTTCAGTGTGTTTGTAAACCACTTTAAGTCGATGCTTACCGGTAAGGCCGAAACCGAGGCACGACGGCTAATGCAGGCGCAGGAAGTGTTGAAAATACTCAAAGAGCGTTATGGTGATGATCCGGGTAAGTTTGACTGGGCTGTACTTGGCGATTTGAATGATTACCAGCCCTCAAAAGCAATCAGTGAATTGCAGAATTCGCCATGGATGCAAGATGTATCACAACGCATAGCTGACCCGGAGGAACGCTGGACGCATTTCTGGGCTGATAAGAAAGACTACAAGCAAATAGATTACATCTTTCTCTCCAAAGCCATGGCCGACAGAAACCCGAAAGCTATTCCGTTTATGATCCGCAATGGTTTGTGCCAGAAGGCCACGCGCTATACCGGGCCGCGTTTTGAAGGAATTGGCAAAGAACGGCCGCATGCCAGCGATCACTGCCCGGTTGTGATCAAGCTGAAAATCTGA